Proteins encoded within one genomic window of Spirulina major PCC 6313:
- a CDS encoding chlorophyll A-B binding protein yields the protein MESQDRNNFKFGFTEGAENWNGRLAMIGFATALIIELASGKGLLHFWGLM from the coding sequence ATGGAAAGCCAAGATCGCAACAACTTCAAGTTCGGATTTACCGAAGGTGCAGAAAACTGGAATGGCCGCCTTGCCATGATTGGTTTCGCCACTGCTCTGATCATTGAACTCGCCAGCGGTAAAGGATTGCTGCACTTCTGGGGCTTAATGTAG
- the mnmH gene encoding tRNA 2-selenouridine(34) synthase MnmH, whose protein sequence is MPAPLRWTAMPWCESYSEVVDGRSPSEYADDHLPGAINLPVLTDAQRAEVGTLHQQVSGFEARKRGAAYVAANIATHLHHHFATKPADYHPLIYCWRGGMRSHSFALVLQQIGWSVTLIEGGYKTYRAHVRDQLTTLPTRFQFRILCGLTGSGKTKLLHHLAQSNPQAQVLDLEAIAHHHGSLLGREPHQPQPSQKRFDSILHHTLSHFDPAQPVWVEAESHKIGTVYLPPALWHQMQQGTCIELYAPLTARVDFLLATYPHLTQQPDFLKTQLARLQRRYGRDKITQWNQWIDAAQWPALIADLLITHYDPSYATSMARHFPPQAHRITLTDLSTGALQEAARQLCDRTFPRSEV, encoded by the coding sequence ATGCCTGCTCCGCTCCGTTGGACGGCGATGCCGTGGTGTGAATCCTATAGTGAGGTGGTCGATGGGCGATCGCCCTCTGAATATGCCGACGACCATCTACCGGGAGCGATTAATTTACCCGTCTTGACCGATGCACAGCGGGCAGAAGTGGGGACGCTGCATCAACAGGTGTCGGGGTTTGAAGCGCGGAAACGGGGGGCGGCCTATGTGGCGGCGAATATTGCGACCCATCTTCACCATCATTTCGCGACGAAACCGGCGGACTATCACCCCTTGATCTACTGTTGGCGGGGGGGAATGCGATCGCACAGTTTCGCCCTCGTGTTGCAGCAAATCGGCTGGTCAGTCACCCTAATTGAGGGCGGATATAAAACCTATCGCGCCCATGTGCGAGACCAGTTAACCACCTTGCCGACCCGGTTCCAGTTCCGCATTCTCTGTGGCCTCACCGGCAGCGGCAAAACGAAACTACTGCACCACCTTGCCCAGAGTAATCCCCAAGCGCAAGTGCTGGATTTAGAAGCGATCGCCCACCATCACGGCTCTCTCCTAGGCCGCGAACCCCACCAGCCCCAGCCCAGCCAAAAACGTTTTGACAGCATTCTCCATCACACCCTCAGCCACTTCGACCCCGCTCAACCGGTTTGGGTGGAAGCCGAAAGCCACAAGATCGGCACGGTCTACCTCCCGCCCGCCCTCTGGCATCAGATGCAGCAGGGCACTTGCATCGAACTCTATGCCCCCCTCACCGCCAGGGTAGACTTTCTCCTCGCCACCTATCCCCACCTCACCCAACAGCCAGACTTCCTCAAAACCCAACTCGCTCGCCTCCAACGCCGCTACGGACGCGACAAAATTACCCAGTGGAATCAGTGGATTGATGCGGCTCAATGGCCCGCCCTGATTGCCGATCTCCTCATCACCCATTACGACCCATCCTATGCAACCTCGATGGCGCGACATTTCCCCCCCCAGGCCCACCGGATCACCCTCACGGATTTATCCACGGGGGCATTGCAAGAAGCAGCGCGGCAGTTGTGCGATCGCACATTCCCCCGATCAGAGGTCTAG
- a CDS encoding HepT-like ribonuclease domain-containing protein, with amino-acid sequence MQGVSFVEFQQNREKLLAIVKLLEIIGEAVKQYSTRIAAHALRLDLVLLTTLASSIVLILLR; translated from the coding sequence ATGCAAGGCGTATCGTTCGTGGAATTTCAGCAGAACCGCGAGAAATTGCTCGCGATCGTCAAACTGCTAGAAATTATCGGTGAAGCCGTCAAACAATACTCAACGCGGATCGCAGCTCATGCGCTCAGGTTAGATCTCGTTTTACTAACAACACTCGCGAGTTCAATCGTGTTGATACTCTTAAGGTAG
- a CDS encoding nucleotidyltransferase family protein, translating into MKTLQEVRDQIQAHRDYLREHFRITQIAVFGSYARGEQTETSNAPTLWMLSELRDYLSHLWGLAVDVVTQPSLKPQWRDRILAEAIPL; encoded by the coding sequence ATGAAAACCCTGCAAGAGGTGCGCGACCAGATACAAGCCCACCGCGACTATTTACGAGAGCATTTTCGGATTACTCAGATTGCCGTGTTTGGCTCCTATGCACGGGGCGAACAAACCGAAACCAGCAATGCGCCGACCCTGTGGATGCTGTCTGAACTGCGCGACTACCTTAGCCATCTGTGGGGGTTGGCCGTTGATGTGGTGACGCAACCCAGCTTAAAACCCCAGTGGCGCGATCGCATCCTAGCCGAGGCCATCCCCCTATAA
- a CDS encoding type II toxin-antitoxin system HicA family toxin: MPKLPPITGTELMAALQKIGFDLIRQKGSHVRLKHPDGRVVTVPTHAGKTLGKGLLLKILRDAALSKDDLIKLLS, translated from the coding sequence ATGCCAAAACTTCCCCCGATTACTGGAACAGAATTGATGGCAGCCCTCCAAAAAATTGGGTTTGACCTCATTCGCCAAAAAGGGAGTCATGTTCGCCTCAAACACCCCGATGGGCGTGTTGTCACCGTTCCGACTCATGCCGGTAAAACTCTCGGTAAAGGACTCCTCCTGAAAATCCTGCGCGATGCAGCCCTCAGTAAAGACGACTTGATCAAATTGCTGTCCTGA
- a CDS encoding type II toxin-antitoxin system HicB family antitoxin has translation MPANREFYVIIERDEDGLYVGEVPQLKACYSQGETIEELMVNIREVIELCLEEMDDDSVNEFIGVQTVVV, from the coding sequence ATGCCAGCCAATCGAGAATTTTACGTGATCATCGAACGCGATGAAGATGGACTGTATGTAGGCGAAGTCCCCCAACTCAAAGCTTGCTACAGCCAAGGCGAAACCATCGAAGAACTGATGGTCAACATCCGCGAAGTGATTGAACTCTGTCTAGAAGAAATGGACGATGATTCAGTGAACGAGTTCATTGGCGTGCAAACCGTCGTCGTGTGA
- a CDS encoding helix-turn-helix domain-containing protein, translating to MGRANQALKQTLEQYEITQYRLAKTLGIERANVYRWFNDSRDPNSETVVQIVEALKTLNPAAAKTFVKLYLGDLVEEE from the coding sequence ATGGGCAGAGCCAACCAAGCACTAAAACAAACTCTCGAACAATACGAAATCACCCAGTATCGTCTCGCTAAGACACTGGGTATTGAACGTGCGAACGTTTATCGGTGGTTTAACGATAGCCGCGACCCCAACTCCGAAACCGTCGTGCAGATCGTCGAAGCCCTCAAAACCCTCAACCCCGCCGCCGCCAAAACCTTCGTGAAACTCTACCTCGGCGACCTCGTAGAGGAAGAATAA
- a CDS encoding HNH endonuclease, producing MPIQDLAFYCKKFAKLRVDRARGIAPHKPILLLAVMELIERGEITQNRIYPSPGLIAAFLKYWSYLGSENHHSQMYLPFYHLKGDKFWHLCTKPGLEDILSSFKPKSLETLKKVVVYAYMDDELFLLMCDQNSRHTLINTLIDAWFSDKSDQLPKLFKVDAFQTWQNRLKESGGTIYRVEDLEDEQQNIVRDAAFRRVVVSIYEQRCALCRLQVIAPNGQGIVDGAHIRPFSEFHDDRIVNGLSLCKNHHWAFDRGWFSIDPDGYRVVVASGLQEDSPNGAGLKSFHGGAIVLPNRRDYYPDPVALAWHRQIRSKVTKNFSNANF from the coding sequence ATGCCGATCCAGGATTTAGCATTCTACTGTAAAAAATTCGCAAAGCTGCGCGTAGACCGAGCGCGAGGCATTGCCCCCCATAAGCCCATCCTGTTACTCGCAGTTATGGAACTGATCGAGCGGGGAGAAATCACCCAAAACCGCATCTATCCAAGCCCCGGATTGATTGCCGCATTTTTAAAATACTGGAGTTATTTAGGCTCCGAGAATCATCATTCTCAGATGTATTTACCCTTTTATCATCTCAAGGGTGATAAGTTTTGGCATCTTTGCACTAAACCCGGTTTAGAAGACATTCTCTCTAGTTTTAAGCCGAAAAGTTTAGAGACCCTTAAAAAGGTGGTGGTCTATGCGTATATGGATGATGAATTATTTTTATTAATGTGCGATCAAAATTCTCGTCACACCTTGATAAACACACTCATTGATGCTTGGTTTTCAGATAAGTCTGATCAGTTGCCAAAACTGTTTAAAGTGGATGCGTTTCAAACCTGGCAAAACCGATTAAAGGAAAGCGGTGGCACAATCTACCGTGTTGAAGACCTCGAAGATGAGCAGCAAAATATTGTCAGAGATGCGGCATTTCGGCGGGTCGTGGTATCCATTTACGAGCAACGCTGTGCATTGTGTCGGCTCCAAGTCATCGCGCCCAACGGTCAAGGCATCGTAGACGGCGCACACATCCGCCCCTTCTCAGAGTTTCACGACGATCGCATTGTTAACGGTCTCTCACTCTGCAAAAACCATCACTGGGCCTTTGATCGTGGTTGGTTCAGTATCGATCCAGATGGTTATCGTGTGGTGGTTGCATCCGGTCTTCAGGAGGATTCACCGAACGGAGCCGGGTTGAAGTCATTCCACGGGGGCGCGATCGTACTTCCCAACCGACGCGATTATTACCCCGATCCGGTTGCGTTAGCGTGGCATAGACAGATAAGATCTAAAGTAACCAAAAATTTTAGTAACGCTAACTTCTAA
- a CDS encoding AAA family ATPase — MEFIRVENLRCLSDTGKIRIKPLTILLGQNSSGKSTFLRAFPLFRQSIEVRTKGPILWTGDFVDFGEYSDVKQFQNDQGNIAFSLGFLLENTAINVNLMEDEERFFFYASRMLNIIQSGGLLLEARISLIEDHNKESTKIHALQVHIGDNSIQIETDKSGAVRKFLVNSTDMLSSDIHYVLTDRDTWSILPQIEEKSLDKKEKSEISDSADSLNLLYISRIVSRGLTKTTEKLIEKAKSLDNSRTGLEKIIEMVVSFGIGDSQSMLEDIKKIKNCTKTWTKNTSSWSLESQDFRTLRDLIIAMRVPLILETLDHKIKDYFTHVIYIGPVRATALRFYRTQAFAVEEIDPQGQNLAMFLRNLKKEEMKRFNKWTETNLGFSVHINNSKGLVSVEIKNSDGNQFNIADTGFGFSQLLPIVTQLWYLIDQPKRNTRRRHTFLSRDKIITLAIEQPELHLHPRLHKLLADVFALAVKESRKQNRSLKILIETHSEVLINRLGMLIEKDPELSKEVNIVLFEPSDDPMKTSVRTTGFTRDGFLESSWPLGFFDME; from the coding sequence ATGGAATTCATTAGAGTTGAAAATCTAAGATGCTTGTCCGACACAGGTAAAATAAGAATAAAACCACTCACTATATTGTTAGGGCAAAATAGTTCGGGAAAAAGTACATTTCTTAGAGCGTTTCCTTTATTCAGACAAAGCATTGAGGTAAGAACAAAAGGCCCTATTCTTTGGACAGGAGACTTTGTCGATTTTGGTGAATATAGTGATGTAAAACAATTTCAGAATGACCAAGGAAATATCGCGTTTTCGCTTGGATTTTTACTGGAAAACACAGCAATAAATGTCAATTTAATGGAAGATGAAGAAAGATTCTTTTTTTACGCATCCAGAATGTTGAATATTATTCAGTCTGGAGGCTTACTTCTTGAAGCAAGGATTAGCTTGATTGAAGATCATAACAAGGAATCAACAAAGATTCATGCACTACAAGTACATATTGGAGATAACTCAATTCAAATAGAAACCGATAAAAGTGGTGCAGTGCGTAAATTTTTAGTAAATTCCACAGATATGTTAAGCTCTGATATACACTATGTTTTAACTGATAGAGATACTTGGTCTATATTACCTCAAATTGAAGAAAAATCTTTAGACAAGAAAGAAAAATCAGAAATCTCTGATTCAGCAGATTCACTAAATTTATTATATATTTCCAGAATAGTATCTCGTGGATTAACAAAGACAACAGAAAAGCTTATTGAAAAGGCAAAAAGTTTGGATAATTCTCGAACTGGATTAGAGAAAATAATAGAAATGGTTGTTTCTTTTGGAATTGGTGATTCTCAAAGTATGTTAGAAGATATCAAGAAAATAAAAAATTGCACTAAGACATGGACAAAAAACACAAGCTCTTGGAGTCTTGAAAGCCAAGATTTTCGGACATTGAGAGACTTGATTATTGCCATGAGAGTTCCACTCATTCTAGAAACATTAGACCATAAAATCAAAGACTACTTTACCCATGTTATATATATCGGGCCTGTTCGAGCAACAGCTTTAAGGTTTTATAGGACTCAAGCTTTTGCGGTTGAAGAAATTGATCCGCAGGGACAAAATCTTGCAATGTTTCTTCGTAATTTAAAAAAAGAAGAAATGAAAAGATTCAATAAATGGACTGAAACAAATCTTGGTTTTTCAGTACATATAAATAATAGCAAAGGATTAGTTTCAGTTGAAATAAAAAATTCAGATGGCAATCAATTTAATATTGCGGATACTGGATTTGGATTTTCTCAGCTACTGCCAATTGTCACACAGTTGTGGTATCTTATCGATCAACCTAAAAGAAACACTCGGCGTAGGCACACTTTTCTTTCAAGAGATAAAATTATAACTCTTGCAATTGAACAACCAGAACTACATCTTCACCCTCGTCTTCATAAATTACTTGCTGACGTTTTTGCTCTTGCTGTCAAAGAATCGAGAAAACAAAATAGAAGCTTAAAAATATTAATAGAAACTCATAGTGAGGTACTAATTAACCGTTTAGGGATGTTAATAGAGAAAGATCCTGAGCTATCTAAGGAAGTTAATATAGTTTTATTTGAACCTAGTGATGATCCAATGAAAACTTCTGTTAGGACTACAGGTTTTACACGAGATGGGTTTCTGGAGAGCAGTTGGCCACTCGGTTTCTTTGATATGGAGTAA
- the dndD gene encoding DNA sulfur modification protein DndD, whose translation MIFQRLTLQNFGPYAGCQTLNLATDATQPIILIGGMNGGGKTTIMDALRLVLYGQRAQCSNRGNLAYSDFLNQCIHHHTPPRAEVAIELVFEHALIGEPVHYRLRRAWENHATPKETLSVFTTHLETQTEIPDQALAKIWDERIEDLLPLGISNLFLFDGEQIKELAEQETPPPDVINAIQSLLGLELPDRLGLDLKILRDRKQKAIAQQDEQDQLHRLETEIDQHQQAYQKAYQDLGNLQNQIDKAANELEIATQMFNIRGGEISAQRATLESQLQQLNQEAQHHQDHLRQWAAQVLPLGQIAPLLERARQQGHGELNAAQVAIAHQQINDHDRALLDFAQTQNIHPESLQQLRDFITQEQTKRESAIAQIQPYLNLDAQTLQRLDYLLKHQLPHAQAEVKTLCDRLEVVAIEIDNTQRQLAAAATPEEYAQLGATLSQAAAHHATLTAAHHTQTQTVKHLRDTLNTSKAQLLNYSNAIVSRQNDQHILKSIDRVQNTLIEFRDRLKLRKVDQLESAVTECFRYLLRKTDFISRVTVDTEKFTLTLYNTTGQTIPKKRLSAGEKQILATAFLWGLARVSGRHLPVAIDTPLGRLDSSHRHNLIERYFPVASHQVILLSTDTEIGAIEVEQLRHNQTITREYRIDYDPMERKSAIAPGYFPNLDRVTTPKL comes from the coding sequence GTGATTTTCCAACGCCTAACCCTGCAAAACTTTGGCCCCTATGCCGGTTGCCAAACCCTCAACCTCGCCACCGATGCCACCCAGCCGATTATCTTGATCGGCGGCATGAATGGCGGCGGCAAAACCACGATCATGGATGCCCTGCGCCTCGTGTTGTACGGTCAACGCGCCCAATGTTCTAACCGGGGCAACCTCGCCTACAGCGACTTTTTAAACCAGTGCATTCATCACCACACCCCACCCCGCGCCGAAGTTGCGATTGAACTGGTGTTTGAACACGCCCTAATCGGTGAGCCGGTGCATTATCGCCTGCGTCGGGCGTGGGAAAACCACGCCACCCCAAAAGAAACCCTCAGCGTTTTTACCACCCATCTGGAGACACAAACCGAAATTCCCGATCAAGCCTTGGCGAAAATTTGGGACGAACGCATTGAAGATTTATTACCCTTGGGAATTTCTAATTTATTCCTCTTTGATGGGGAGCAAATTAAAGAACTGGCCGAACAGGAGACCCCGCCCCCCGATGTGATTAATGCGATTCAATCCTTGCTGGGGTTGGAGTTGCCCGATCGCTTGGGGTTGGATTTGAAAATACTGCGCGATCGCAAACAAAAAGCGATCGCCCAACAGGACGAACAAGACCAACTCCACCGCCTCGAAACCGAAATCGACCAACACCAACAGGCCTATCAAAAAGCCTATCAAGACCTCGGCAACCTCCAAAACCAAATCGACAAAGCCGCCAACGAATTAGAGATCGCCACCCAGATGTTTAACATTCGCGGCGGTGAAATTAGTGCCCAACGCGCCACCCTCGAAAGCCAACTCCAGCAACTCAACCAAGAAGCCCAACACCACCAAGATCACCTCCGCCAATGGGCCGCCCAAGTTCTCCCCTTGGGGCAGATTGCGCCCCTCTTAGAGCGAGCGCGGCAACAGGGTCATGGGGAATTGAACGCTGCCCAAGTTGCGATCGCCCACCAACAGATCAACGACCACGATCGCGCCCTCCTCGACTTCGCCCAAACCCAAAATATTCACCCCGAATCCTTACAACAACTCCGGGACTTTATCACCCAAGAACAGACGAAACGGGAAAGCGCGATCGCCCAGATTCAGCCCTATTTAAACCTCGATGCCCAAACCCTCCAACGCCTCGATTACCTGCTTAAGCACCAGCTCCCCCACGCCCAAGCAGAGGTGAAAACCCTTTGCGATCGCCTCGAAGTCGTCGCCATTGAAATCGACAACACCCAGCGCCAACTGGCCGCCGCTGCCACCCCAGAAGAATACGCCCAACTCGGCGCGACCCTCAGCCAAGCCGCCGCCCATCACGCCACCCTCACCGCCGCCCACCACACCCAAACCCAAACCGTCAAACACCTGCGCGACACCCTCAACACCAGCAAAGCCCAATTGCTCAACTACAGTAATGCGATCGTCTCCCGGCAAAATGATCAGCACATTTTAAAATCTATCGATCGCGTTCAAAACACCCTAATTGAATTTCGCGATCGCCTCAAACTCCGCAAAGTCGATCAGTTAGAATCCGCCGTCACCGAATGTTTTCGCTATCTCCTCCGCAAAACCGACTTCATTAGTCGCGTCACCGTCGATACCGAAAAATTTACCCTCACCCTCTACAACACCACCGGCCAAACTATCCCGAAAAAACGCCTTTCCGCCGGAGAAAAACAAATCCTCGCCACTGCCTTTCTCTGGGGCCTCGCTCGCGTTTCCGGTCGCCATTTACCCGTCGCCATTGATACCCCTTTGGGCCGCCTTGATTCTTCCCATCGCCACAATTTAATTGAGCGTTATTTCCCCGTAGCCAGCCATCAAGTGATCCTCCTGTCCACGGATACGGAAATCGGCGCGATCGAAGTCGAACAACTGCGCCACAACCAAACCATCACGCGAGAATACCGCATTGACTACGATCCGATGGAACGGAAGAGCGCGATCGCGCCGGGGTATTTTCCCAATCTAGATCGCGTCACCACCCCCAAACTCTAG
- a CDS encoding DUF433 domain-containing protein, which yields MNQKLAESLAGAVASLSPDDYNTFQTSFIRQAIQKTPGVCGGHARIRNTRIPVWTIISLQKQGADAQEILTNFPSLTPFDILITQSYYDQNQTEIDDLLVAYHHDDESGI from the coding sequence ATGAATCAAAAACTAGCGGAATCATTAGCGGGGGCAGTGGCATCCTTGTCGCCGGACGACTACAACACCTTTCAAACGTCATTCATTCGGCAAGCTATTCAAAAAACGCCGGGTGTCTGTGGGGGTCATGCCCGGATTCGGAATACACGCATTCCAGTTTGGACAATCATTTCGTTACAAAAACAAGGGGCAGATGCACAGGAAATTCTGACAAACTTTCCCAGCCTAACACCGTTTGATATATTAATCACCCAGTCCTATTACGATCAAAATCAAACAGAAATTGATGATTTACTTGTAGCGTATCATCATGACGATGAATCGGGTATTTGA
- a CDS encoding DUF5615 family PIN-like protein — protein sequence MTMNRVFELYANENLAFVMVEQLRHLGHDVLTSLDVGNANRAIADDDVLRYATTNQRIVVTFNRDDFIQLHKSGISHAGIIIRKDDRAYIEQAIALHEFLCQQQSMENRLVRVKQRNQPKTRNPIFTIQEYSR from the coding sequence ATGACGATGAATCGGGTATTTGAATTATATGCCAACGAAAATTTGGCTTTCGTGATGGTTGAACAATTACGCCACTTGGGTCATGACGTGCTCACCTCTCTAGATGTAGGCAATGCCAATCGAGCGATCGCAGATGACGATGTTTTAAGGTATGCCACCACGAATCAACGAATTGTTGTGACCTTCAATCGTGATGATTTTATTCAACTCCACAAAAGCGGCATCAGCCATGCCGGTATCATCATTCGTAAAGATGATCGCGCCTATATTGAACAAGCGATCGCTTTGCATGAGTTTCTTTGTCAGCAGCAGAGCATGGAAAACCGTTTAGTCCGTGTTAAACAACGCAATCAACCTAAAACCCGAAACCCAATTTTTACCATTCAAGAATATTCACGCTAA
- the dndE gene encoding DNA sulfur modification protein DndE produces MQPPIHRIQLSQTAKDHLIKLKRITKIDQWNSLCRWAFCRSLAEPHPPSPVPIPADSNVEMTWATFGGEDAEVLLIALKQRCFEDGFSLDPETLAQQFRLHLHRGIGYLAGDPDLKGIQDWVQR; encoded by the coding sequence ATGCAGCCACCGATTCACCGGATTCAACTCAGCCAAACCGCCAAAGATCATCTGATCAAACTGAAGCGGATCACGAAAATTGATCAATGGAATAGTCTCTGTCGCTGGGCCTTCTGTCGCTCCCTGGCCGAACCCCATCCGCCGTCCCCGGTGCCGATTCCCGCCGATAGTAATGTCGAGATGACCTGGGCAACCTTTGGCGGCGAGGATGCTGAGGTGCTGCTGATTGCCCTCAAGCAACGTTGTTTTGAGGATGGCTTTAGCCTTGACCCGGAGACCCTGGCGCAACAGTTTCGCCTCCATCTCCATCGCGGTATTGGCTATCTAGCAGGTGACCCGGATTTGAAAGGGATTCAGGACTGGGTGCAGCGTTAG
- a CDS encoding IMS domain-containing protein has translation MRIPLDYYRILGIPIQADGQQLSQAYHDRALQLPRREYSDLAINTRKQLLDEAYAVLANEEERSQYDARFLNTPYPEGNQTASPPSLDLDAEQLIGALLLLHELGEYELVLQLAEPLIDPHAQLPPDQAKLVNNRLSRADIVLTIALACLELGREQWQQGHSDQAAQTTHYGQDILLREGLFPNIRGEIQADLYKLRPYRILELLTQDPENHDARQRGLKVLGEMLDDRGGIDGSGDDQSGLSLDDFLRFIQQIRNYLTTAEQQDLFEAEARRPSAVAMYLAVYALLARGFAYGEPQYITQAQDWLARLGRRQDVYLEQAVCALLLGQTEAANRALELSQDYEPLAFIREQSQAAPDLLPGLCLYGERWLQTEVFPHFRDLSDRTVALKDYFANDQVQAYLEAIPSEPSPADSENQWTAVEAQLTATEAAPTAADFASSAAAAYATATAAATNPAVPIPPPPRPPSPRDPAAKSAADVPVARRSQRSPRRGNLNTGRLIAVGAGGVLAIALLGFVVNQLWQLIFNRPAAVIEAPAPETSPMPPPEPVAPPPAEATPAAIPAAETPLDLTTGEDIVQTWLNVKAIAFSPDHDTTELSLILAEPILTQWQRLAQDFEARNVYREYEHTVNVETVNTDDTNPDRAMIEAAVREVATEYQNGVPNEAASYDDNLRVRYTVTRESGQWLIQSMDVLP, from the coding sequence GTGCGAATTCCGCTCGATTATTACCGAATCTTGGGGATACCCATCCAAGCCGATGGGCAGCAACTTAGTCAGGCTTACCACGATCGCGCCCTACAGTTACCGCGCCGTGAATATAGCGATCTGGCGATTAATACCCGCAAACAACTCTTAGACGAAGCCTATGCGGTGCTCGCCAATGAGGAGGAGCGATCGCAATACGATGCGCGATTTCTCAACACCCCCTATCCCGAAGGCAACCAAACCGCCAGCCCCCCCAGCCTCGACCTCGATGCCGAACAACTGATCGGGGCGTTGCTCCTCCTCCACGAACTCGGCGAGTACGAACTCGTCTTGCAACTGGCCGAACCCCTGATTGACCCCCACGCCCAACTGCCCCCCGACCAAGCCAAACTCGTTAACAATCGCCTCAGCCGGGCGGATATCGTCCTCACCATTGCCCTCGCCTGTCTGGAACTGGGCCGCGAACAATGGCAACAGGGTCACTCCGACCAAGCCGCCCAAACCACCCACTACGGCCAAGACATTCTCCTCCGGGAAGGCCTTTTTCCCAATATTCGCGGCGAAATCCAAGCCGACCTTTATAAACTTCGCCCCTACCGCATCCTCGAACTCCTCACCCAAGACCCGGAGAATCACGACGCACGGCAGCGGGGCCTGAAGGTACTCGGTGAAATGCTCGACGATCGCGGCGGCATTGACGGCAGCGGTGATGATCAATCGGGGTTAAGCCTGGATGATTTTCTCCGGTTTATTCAGCAGATTCGCAACTACCTCACCACCGCTGAACAGCAAGACTTGTTTGAGGCCGAAGCCCGTCGCCCGTCGGCGGTAGCGATGTATTTAGCGGTCTATGCGCTGTTGGCGCGGGGGTTTGCCTACGGTGAGCCGCAGTATATTACCCAGGCGCAGGACTGGCTGGCGCGGTTGGGACGGCGGCAGGATGTGTACTTAGAGCAGGCGGTTTGTGCGCTGCTGTTGGGGCAGACTGAGGCGGCGAATCGGGCGTTGGAGTTGAGCCAAGACTATGAACCCTTGGCGTTTATTCGGGAACAGTCCCAAGCTGCGCCGGATTTGTTGCCGGGGTTATGTCTCTATGGTGAACGGTGGTTACAAACGGAAGTGTTTCCCCATTTTCGGGATTTGAGCGATCGCACCGTCGCCCTGAAGGATTACTTCGCCAACGACCAAGTCCAAGCCTATCTCGAAGCGATTCCCAGCGAACCCAGCCCCGCTGATTCCGAAAACCAATGGACTGCGGTGGAAGCCCAATTGACCGCCACCGAAGCCGCCCCCACCGCCGCCGATTTTGCCAGTTCCGCCGCGGCCGCCTACGCCACGGCCACCGCAGCGGCCACCAATCCCGCTGTCCCGATCCCCCCGCCCCCGCGTCCCCCCTCTCCCCGTGACCCGGCGGCGAAGTCTGCTGCTGATGTGCCGGTGGCGCGGCGATCGCAACGCTCGCCCCGGCGCGGCAATCTCAACACGGGTCGCCTGATTGCCGTGGGTGCGGGGGGGGTACTCGCGATCGCGCTTCTCGGCTTCGTGGTGAATCAACTGTGGCAACTGATCTTCAACCGTCCGGCGGCAGTGATCGAAGCCCCGGCCCCGGAAACATCTCCCATGCCCCCCCCGGAACCCGTCGCCCCGCCCCCCGCCGAGGCCACCCCCGCCGCGATTCCCGCCGCTGAAACCCCCCTCGACCTCACCACCGGAGAAGACATTGTCCAAACCTGGCTGAATGTGAAAGCGATCGCCTTCAGTCCCGACCACGACACCACTGAACTTTCCCTCATTTTGGCGGAACCCATCCTCACCCAATGGCAACGCCTCGCCCAAGATTTTGAAGCCCGCAACGTCTATCGGGAATACGAGCACACCGTAAATGTGGAAACCGTCAACACCGACGACACCAACCCCGACCGAGCCATGATTGAAGCCGCCGTGCGAGAAGTGGCGACGGAATATCAAAACGGTGTCCCCAACGAAGCCGCCTCCTACGACGACAATCTCCGGGTGCGCTATACGGTCACTCGTGAAAGCGGTCAATGGTTGATTCAATCGATGGACGTGTTGCCCTAA